The window GGCGAGCAGCCCCGGCAGCACGTCCGTGCCCCCGGGACCGCCGAGGCGTACGGCGGTCTCCCAGGTCAGGTGGTTGAGCCCGACGTGGTCGAGGTGGATCTCGGCGGGGGCCACGTCCAGCAGCGCCGCGAACTTCCGCTGGAAGCCGATGGCGACGTTGCACAGCCCGACCGCCTTGTGCCCGGCCTTCAGCAGGGCGCGGGTGACGATGCCGACCGGGTTGGTGAAGTCGATGATCCAGGCGTCCGGGTTGGCGCGCCGCACCCGCTCGGCGATGTCGAGGACCACCGGGACCGTGCGCAGCGCCTTGGCGAGCCCGCCCGCGCCGGTCGTCTCCTGGCCGACGCAGCCGCACTCCAGCGGCCAGGTCTCGTCCTGGAGACGGGCGGCCTGGCCGCCGATCCGCAGCTGGATCAGTACCGCGTCGGCGTCGGCCACGCCCGCGTCCAGGTCGGAGGTGGTGGTGATCAGCCCGGGGTGGTCCTGGCGGGCGAAGATCCGCCGGGCGAGGCCGCCGATCAGCTCCAACCGTTCGGCGGCCGGGTCGATCAGGACCAGTTCGCGGACGGGGAGGGTGTCGCGCAGGCGCGCGAAGCCGTCGATCAGTTCGGGGGTGTAGGTGGAACCGCCGCCCACCACTGCGAGTTTCATCGTGTCTAGCCCTTCACTCCGGTCAGGGTGACTCCCTCGACGAACGCCTTCTGGGCGAAGAAGAAGAGGACGATCACCGGGGCCATGACCAGTACGGTCGCGGCCATGGTCAGGTTCCAGTTGGTGTGGTGCGCGCCCTTGAAGGACTCCAGGCCGTAACTGAGCGTCCAGGCGGCCGGGTTGTCGGAGGCGTAGATCTGGGGGCCGAAGTAGTCGTTCCAGGCGGCGAAGAACTGGAACAGGGCGACGGCCGCGATGCCCGGCTTGGCCATCGGCAGGACCACGCGGAGCAGCGTCCGCACCTCGCCGCAGCCGTCGACGCGGGCCGCGTCCAGGTACTCGTCGGGGATGGTCAGCAGGAACTGGCGCAGCAGGAAGATCGAGAAGGCGTCGCCGAACGCCATCGGGACGATCAGCGGCCACAGGGTCCCGGACAGGTCCAACTGCTTGGCCCAGAAGAGGTACATGGGGATGACCACCACCTGCGGCGGCAGCATCATCATGGCGATCACCAGCAGCAGCGACAGCCGCCGGCCGCGGAAGCGGAACTTGGCGAGCGCGTAGGCGACGGGCACCGAGGACACCACGGTCAGCAGTGTGCCGAGTCCGGCGTACAGCAGCGTGTTGCGCCACCAGGTCAGGAAGCCGGGGGTGTTCCAGACCTGGACGTAGTTGTCCCACTCCCAGGTGCGCGGCCACAGGTCGCGGGTCAGCGCCTGCTGGTCGCTCATCAGCGAGGTGAGGAAGAGGAAGACGAAGGGGAGGACGAAGAACAGGGCGGCGGCCACCCCCAGGGAGTGCACCGCGACCCAGTGCAGCAGCGGCTTGCGGCCCCGGGGGAGTGCGGTCGAGTCGG of the Streptomyces sp. NBC_01426 genome contains:
- a CDS encoding 6-phospho-beta-glucosidase, translating into MKLAVVGGGSTYTPELIDGFARLRDTLPVRELVLIDPAAERLELIGGLARRIFARQDHPGLITTTSDLDAGVADADAVLIQLRIGGQAARLQDETWPLECGCVGQETTGAGGLAKALRTVPVVLDIAERVRRANPDAWIIDFTNPVGIVTRALLKAGHKAVGLCNVAIGFQRKFAALLDVAPAEIHLDHVGLNHLTWETAVRLGGPGGTDVLPGLLAEHGDAVAADLRLPRAVLDRLGVVPSYYLRYFYAHDEVVRELGEKPSRAAEVAAMEKELLALYGDPALDEKPALLAKRGGAFYSEAAVDLAAALLGGGAPSVQVVNTLNNGTLPFLADDAVIEVQARVDGSGPVPLAVSRPDPLYAGLISHVTAYEDLALDAALRGGRERVFRALLAHPLVGQFDLAEGLTDRLLAHNKEHLAWA
- a CDS encoding carbohydrate ABC transporter permease, with product MADSTALPRGRKPLLHWVAVHSLGVAAALFFVLPFVFLFLTSLMSDQQALTRDLWPRTWEWDNYVQVWNTPGFLTWWRNTLLYAGLGTLLTVVSSVPVAYALAKFRFRGRRLSLLLVIAMMMLPPQVVVIPMYLFWAKQLDLSGTLWPLIVPMAFGDAFSIFLLRQFLLTIPDEYLDAARVDGCGEVRTLLRVVLPMAKPGIAAVALFQFFAAWNDYFGPQIYASDNPAAWTLSYGLESFKGAHHTNWNLTMAATVLVMAPVIVLFFFAQKAFVEGVTLTGVKG